cccTTAATCCCGTcaatctgaattttttcaccaattataaaattgtttcacTCATTCATTgagtaaaaaatcaaaattatttacaaactgATTTATTTGTTGCATcggtcattaaaaaataaattttttccaccaaaaatatttatattttatagcaAATAATTGTTTGTTAGTATTGAtgtgatttaattatattttgttataataaaaataataataatataaccgaacgaaaatattttattttttatttattgtttattgttaTCTTTTCTCGGCCTCAACTGAACAGCAAATTGTTGCAGGTTGGTGGCAATATGATCAGCGAACAAGTCAGGAACTTGAAACAGCTTACAAACAAGGAACACGAAAATATGATTTGTTGATTGCGGGTTTTCTTTATACCGCAGACTTTGGATCGATGTTACAAATACGCCGTAACGATCCAGCACGTCACCGTCGTATCAAACGCGatttatcaaatgtacctAAAAAAGGTATTGCTGGTTTACGTCTTAATCAGCAACAAGAAGAAGAACCAGTCTTTCGTGAAATACGTGGAGCTGAAAGACCCGCTAGTCCCGCTAGTGATACTACCggtgaatataaataatttaattctataaaatttgattttattgagGCCTTTCTCGGATAGTATCtcctactttttaaaaatttcgttgACTTTTAAGTGTCGTtagcgtatcaaaattttatcaattaattaaaaaaaaattgaagtattaattgaaaaaaaagacgtCGTCGTAATTTTGCCtggatatagaatttaaaaaaaattacttacagttttCATCAACTAGgagttgaacgaaatttggaaaataaattttagtaaagtcatgtcaattttttaatttcaattttaaaattttgtaggataaaatttatttactaaatttcgtttaacttccaattgatatcaactgtaagtaaatttttttaaaatctatatctcagcgaaattgtcatttttttcgcTAATACCATTAACGTATCTTATTaacatttattgtaaatatttttctaaaaaggaACAGGAGATGGATCAAGCACACCAGTACCACCAAGTAACACTCCGCAGACCCCAGCAGGACATTCCAGTGGAGATGCTACACCTCTAACCGACAGGACGGATCAACGAGCGGACTCTTTACATCAGGTTTTAGAACAAATGCGTTCATTAATGCTTACAGGGCATTTGCCGTTTAATAGTGATAATGAACTTGAAGAATCAACCCACGATGGATCATTTTCAGATCATCATAATTCATCATCCATCCTGTGGCTCCAACCGAATGCGTCGTACTCGTCCGATGAAGATAATCATTAAATATGCAAACCAGTTTCATCCATTTTCCAGGCCGCCGAGGGGATAGGGCATCTTGAGTTACTTCCATTATCACTTCACATCatttggtatttttattttattttttttattataaattatttattttatcatgacCTCATTGTTGCTTTAGATCCAATTCGGCCgaagttttatatttaatatttaaatgttatgAAGAAATTGTgatcaaaacaaaattttatatttatatgaagattttaaatctttaaattgttaagtttaaaataatacattttttttttatttagattatttaaagtaaatagCGATTCGATGGGCAGTTACTTTACAGAATTATTCAATTGCTCAATAATGGCTACAAGACTTCATTTGAGGATCTAAATTATTAGCATGGATGAAAAAGAgagaaagtattttttttttattttataggtTCCGATATCAATAAATCTGATAatgtgaatttatttattacttaattactCGCTTTGTTTATTCTTTctacttaaaaattatcagtaattacagtaattatttatgtttatgcATTGAGCttattatgattatatttttataattattttagtttttatagtcatattcatataaattattctttaataaaaatacgattatttaatcaaaaatgaaggattactttttattacttcctgtataattatttttaaacgaaaattttattaatatttatatacaatgtaTACTTATATCATCGATATTTTAATAGAcaattaatctttttttttataacttcaaAAGTATTTCGGATAGAAATTTAGTCCttttaaaaaagaagaaatatacaaattaatttcgattaattataaattgtcttgaACTTTACTGGTAATTAAACTTTgtataataaagtaaaaattttgaaatttaaaaaaaatgataaatttagaaaaaaacaaaatatataaaaaattccacctgtagcttttttaatattctacatgtgaatatttttattttattttttagcaattgatttattgaaaaacaaaaattcaaaaattattaattgtctactaacttcaggatcataaaattatttgatgaaattttggtattgaaattcttaattaaagaattgttaatagataattaataCTGATGGAGTGTAAGTTAATTTgagaaattgtttttattaataaacaaaattatttaattttaatgaattacttataaaatatttaaaaaaaaaacaattaacagTTTTATGATAGGAGACAAATCATAGGAAGTTcttccaaaaaaattcttatttttttttttaagttttaaatgcTCGAATGTATTGCCGAGGAACCAGATTTttgggattaaaaaaaaaatttggtttaaaattactttaaaaactacaaAAGAGCAATAAAGTACCTTTATATTGCTTGGCACATTTTCTTTTAGGTTTGTAAATGTAATCCTTAAGGGTTCGCTGACCCAAAATGTGTGAAAAATCTTGGGAAAACCCCGAAAAGTATTTTCCCTTTAATTTCGAAGTCTTCAATATGTTACAGAAGCTCCAGACTTttcggatttaaaaaattatgctttagaaatattttaaaaatttaaagaaagttataaaacttattatactgttcggaaattttttttgatatatttatagactTAATCCTAAACAGAAGTGGCACAAATGTGTTCCGAGTTTTGGGAAAATCCAAAgggttctttttttttttaattatttacttgcaataaacttattttaaacCTTTAACAATAactggattaaaaaataatcctaTTGCGGTGTACAAACTTTTATTACCCAAGATAAAGGACCAGTCGTAAATGATCTTGCTTCAAAATATTCCAGAGTTCTCATGTCAGTGAAAAAGTTTTTCTCTGTGGAATTACTAAAcctactaaataaaaaaaaaaacctatcgcgtcataaaaattaacaatattcaATTCTTCATATCTTTTCTCAAGTATGtagaaaatatttgtatttgtaCTCTTTTTCTAAACATAAGACAAATGTTTAGTTCTCATAATCAATCagaaaattgtttaaataaacaaagctattaaaatatatcaacaGTGAGAATTTTTACATGATTG
The Microplitis mediator isolate UGA2020A chromosome 6, iyMicMedi2.1, whole genome shotgun sequence genome window above contains:
- the LOC130669974 gene encoding E3 ubiquitin-protein ligase RNF146-like isoform X2, whose protein sequence is MAQAKLETIDLTDTDKDEKQGTSLECAVCLQTCVHPARLPCSHVFCYLCVKGVANQSKKCPMCRQEIPPDFVEKPNLIEVEESKQSAAAEEEYQWFYEGRNGWWQYDQRTSQELETAYKQGTRKYDLLIAGFLYTADFGSMLQIRRNDPARHRRIKRDLSNVPKKGIAGLRLNQQQEEEPVFREIRGAERPASPASDTTGTGDGSSTPVPPSNTPQTPAGHSSGDATPLTDRTDQRADSLHQIIIIHHPSCGSNRMRRTRPMKIIIKYANQFHPFSRPPRG
- the LOC130669974 gene encoding E3 ubiquitin-protein ligase RNF146-like isoform X3: MAQAKLETIDLTDTDKDEKQGTSLECAVCLQTCVHPARLPCSHVFCYLCVKGVANQSKKCPMCRQEIPPDFVEKPNLIEVEESKQSAAAEEEYQWFYEGRNGWWQYDQRTSQELETAYKQGTRKYDLLIAGFLYTADFGSMLQIRRNDPARHRRIKRDLSNVPKKGIAGLRLNQQQEEEPVFREIRGAERPASPASDTTGDGSSTPVPPSNTPQTPAGHSSGDATPLTDRTDQRADSLHQIIIIHHPSCGSNRMRRTRPMKIIIKYANQFHPFSRPPRG
- the LOC130669974 gene encoding E3 ubiquitin-protein ligase RNF146-like isoform X1, which codes for MAQAKLETIDLTDTDKDEKQGTSLECAVCLQTCVHPARLPCSHVFCYLCVKGVANQSKKCPMCRQEIPPDFVEKPNLIEVEESKQSAAAEEEYQWFYEGRNGWWQYDQRTSQELETAYKQGTRKYDLLIAGFLYTADFGSMLQIRRNDPARHRRIKRDLSNVPKKGIAGLRLNQQQEEEPVFREIRGAERPASPASDTTGTGDGSSTPVPPSNTPQTPAGHSSGDATPLTDRTDQRADSLHQVLEQMRSLMLTGHLPFNSDNELEESTHDGSFSDHHNSSSILWLQPNASYSSDEDNH